DNA from Brassica napus cultivar Da-Ae chromosome C4, Da-Ae, whole genome shotgun sequence:
ctccattagcaatcataacatgtccatgagccggttatatgtctttaatcaggttattatcactaatcatatgataagatgcaccagaatcaatgatCAAAGGTTTATGCATGTTTCTAGTAATCTCAGTCCTTGATGgttcattttgttttatcagGTTTCCTAGTAATCCTAACATCTTACTAGTTATACTCGGCTCACTAGTAGCAGCGTAAGCGCTTTTAAACATATCTAGTAACTTATCAGTATTACTAGGATTACTAGCAGCAGTGTAAGagcttttaaaaatgtctagtaACTTATCAGTAGTACTAGGCAATGTATGAGCAGCATATGAGTATCCAAGGGTGTTTCCGAGAGTGTTACCatactccttaagagctttgaagaAGGCTTCAAGGTCAGCTCTCTTGAATACCTCCTGATCCATACCCTTTCCAATTAGTTGATGAGATGCCAAGGCTctaccttcactttcacccaccTTAGCGCCTGAGCTAGCTCCGGATGAACCAGCACCATTTGCTTCAGCAGAAAGTTGAGCCTTTGCTTCCCTATCCCTGTTGAACCCGCGTGGCCTGAGGTGAGGATGTAGGGTCCAACACTCACTCTTCTTGTGACCGGTccgcttgcaatgctcacagcttccctcatacttTTCATACTTCCTTCCTGAGCCTCTGTatgcagccttgtttgcttgcattTCTTAAGCTTGATGAGCCATAGTGAGCTCACCCTTGCCTCCAAACTGGCCAAGAGATCCCTCTTCCTTTGGAAGTTGCGCGCATACTTCCTCCATGGATGGTAGGTTAGGCGATCTCAAGATGtgtttgatgacatccttgtagcaAGGATCCAATGTCatcaacaacccaaacacttgatcttgttctctTCTTTCCATAAGAGTTGCTTGATCAGTGGTGTTAGGTCTTAGACTTTCAAGTTCAGACCATAATGATCCAAACTTTCCCATGTGTTTGGTGAGCTCTCCTCcatcttgcttcatggagttaATGGCTCTCTTCagctcaaacacacggctgatgTTGGAGACATTTCCAAACGTCTTTAAGAGGGTCTCCCACAAGTGTTTgggagtctcacagtagctgtaagctTCAAGAAGAGGGATATCAAGAGATCCTTGCAGCACGgaaagcaccatcaagtcttcttgcACCCACTTCTTTGCTTCAGCTTTGGTGAGAGTCTTttcctcttcaccttcttcagattctttggccactggcttCGGACCATCATCAGTGATGTGGctccacagccctagccttccaacagcagtcttcaccaattgagaccACAAGAGGTAAATTGAACCACCTTTCCACGCAACCAGGACAGTAACTAGCTTGCTGAAGTTGTTTCCCTCCAGCTTCAAACTTGCAACTGAGTTGAAGAACACACAGTACCAGACTTCAAGAACACACGAACTCAAAGCACAACACCACAGGATTCAACTTTATCACACAGCTTCacggaacactcaagaacacaaaagcaagaacacaagaacacaagagctagagaaagaaagaaatggaacgaggtttctcaataccaaagccaacctggctctgataccatatgattttagagaatagagtaggtattgagagattaaaggTAAATTAAAGAAGATTAATGGGAGATTTGTAGAGAGATTAGGTAGTAATCATGTTTAagagtatttaagaatcatcatgaacaagagagagagtctagagagataatctcaaaattcttaattattaatctgatcagagtttacaatatatatgaggaTGCAACACTAGGATGAGAGTTTCATAAAGAGACACTATTACAAGAGATAAGGTTTGAtttaattcaaaccatccaATGAGCTTATTCCTTGTGCATAAAGCTCATTTTGCTTTATCCAGCTCTTCTCCAGCCTGTCCCTTGCAACAGTCTGATGCCTTAGCAAAGGGAATAGGGCTTCTCTTATTCATCCaaagttacccgggtaactagTATACTAAGATAACTAGGGTAACTTTGGCTTAACCTTTGGAAGTTACTCGAGTAACTAGTATTACTACGCCATGTACggcctcttcatcatactcaactcctcatgtctttctctttccatatattgatctcatctcaacattatctttatataaattttagagggtaaaaaaataaaaattttgccctAAGCCCCTAACAGTGTTGAGCCGGCCCTGATTATGAAGTCATAGTTGTAAACTTGTAATTCACGTTCATGATATGAGAACAGAACCTCCATGCTTCTATAATTTAACCAAGATCTCTTAAACAACACTCATTTTTTGTTTCCTCTGAAACTTCATCAATTTCaccaaaaaatcaataataattgTAGATGAAGATAATATAGGGAGGCTGAAATATTTTGGGCCGGAAGCTCAAAAAATTTAAAGGTAACAAAATGTAGTGAAAATGACTCGAGAGGATTGAACCTGTAACCATTCAGAATATTTGTAAGTTATTAACTAACCGAGatataagagattttttttcaaaaatggctGAAAATTTAGTTATGGTAAACAAAACCAAAAGCACATGATTTTATGGCTTTCCCTCCGAGCCGATACTGTATATAGAGTTTGAGTAAAAAAAACGATTCatataaattatgaaacttatgatgtaaataaaatttccATGTATTTTCATGAAACGGTTTAAAATAgtataaacaaaaacattaaaaattatcggttgtcaatataataatttttataatttataaaaaaataatcaatttggTAAAGATTAATCtctagaaataaatatttaaaagaattaacTATAAttcttgattttaaaattgtaaatattgtaatattcatatattatataacaataAATCAGTGTTGTACTATAAATCAGTTTGTTTGGCGGATTAAAAATGAGAGTTAGTTAGTTTGGTCTCAACGAAATAggatatatatcttttaattttataaaaagccCACCCAGGCCAAGCTTTCCCACTATAATTTTCAACACTAATTTTATACTTTCCATAAAtagaaaacgtttttaaaaattaggaaaGAAAAAGTCAACACTCTGTAACAAATTCGATTTGAATAAGAACTAGGTTAAAATCAAATTGGGGGAAAACTCCACGAaacttggagagagagagagagagagagagagagccaaccacagaaaccaaacaaacaaacaacaatgtcttcttcttctccttctccttctccgatCTCTTCCGAGACAACAATATCCAAAGAAATCGATCCCAACAACGTATCCCTGGCCGAAAACTTCCTCAAATCGTTCACTTGCCCAGACTCCTCCCTCGACGATTTCGCCTCCTTCGACTCTTTCTCCGTTTTGTTCCAAAACAACATCAGAGCTCTCTCCGTCGCACGTGGCCGCATCACGTGCTCCGTCGTCGTCACGCCTGGCCTTACCGTAAAAAAAGCTTCTTCCTTTCTTCGTTCTAATCAAATGGGTCTCCTAAAGTTTCGATCTTTAATCCAAATCTAGCTTTTTctttcttgtgtgtgtgtggataGAATTACTTTAATGGGTTACATGGAGGAGCAGTGGCGTCTATTGCAGAGAGGTTATCAATGGCTTGCGCGAGAACATTCGTTTCCGAAGAGAAACAGCTGTTCCTCGGTGAATTGAGTATGTCTTATCTCTCTGCTGCTCCAGTTACGGTAAGcgcccctctctctctcttatgcAGACTATGTTTAGAGAAAAAGGCTTATTGATGTGTGAGATTTTGCAGAGTGAATTGGTGGTTGAAGGATCAGTGGTGAGGAGTGGGAGGAACCTGACGGTGGTGAATGTTGAGTTCAAGATGAAGGACACCATGAAAGTCACTTACCTAGCTCGTGCTACTTTTTACCAATCTATTATCTCCAAGCTTTAAGCTTTTGACTCAAttctttattattatgtttaataAGACAAGATTCTGTTATGTATACAGATTACGTGATATGTAATGAACATTACTGTTTTTCTCTGTCTTCAATCACTTCAGGTAACTCTCTACATTTCCCACTAAGATGTAATTGCATCCATCCACATTGACTAGAGTATGACATGTTCAGATCTTTGAATTATCTTAGTAGTAGTAAGTTCAGTGGTTTTAAATGTATCTGGATTCAATGCCATTTCTGCTCGAGGGAAGGGATCGAACTCCAATTAGGTTGAagacatcaaaaacaaaacaaatcggTTTTAGTTGTGTGATCTGCCACCGGTTAAATAGAAGTGTGACACTGTACCGTTCCTCATTTCCTCATTTCATGTGGCCTAAGTTTCGTACCGATGACTTGAGAGCATTGATCTGTGCTCTGCTACAACAGTTACTATGCAGCTCTGTTGTTCTGAAGTCTGAACAAATCAAGAACCTGTGACCTTGAATGTCGATTTTGGAAACCAGCAAACATATTCTTACGTTTGGagttgctttctttttttttttataagaagttTTTGGGTTCTGCTGATGATTCATACAGATACTAAGTTTTAACTTAGCCCTTTTGGTCCTTCAATCAACCAAAACTCATTGAGGAGAGACACAAACGAAC
Protein-coding regions in this window:
- the LOC106350798 gene encoding acyl-coenzyme A thioesterase 13, encoding MSSSSPSPSPISSETTISKEIDPNNVSLAENFLKSFTCPDSSLDDFASFDSFSVLFQNNIRALSVARGRITCSVVVTPGLTNYFNGLHGGAVASIAERLSMACARTFVSEEKQLFLGELSMSYLSAAPVTSELVVEGSVVRSGRNLTVVNVEFKMKDTMKVTYLARATFYQSIISKL